Part of the Rhinolophus sinicus isolate RSC01 linkage group LG14, ASM3656204v1, whole genome shotgun sequence genome is shown below.
AAATAGCTATTGCTAAAGAAAACAgtcactatttattttattgcacttttcctctttaaaaatatttaaacacaaacTATGAGAGATGGAGCTGAGCTTTGGTGGGAAGGAAagcaaaaagaagggaaaagtgaATGAGATTAGGTTCAGGGAGAGACCCATCTCAGCTGGTAGGGGATTGACCACCTCCACCTGTCCCTGCTTCCTGCTTTGATGGGGGAACAGGGCTGGTCTCTCAACAAAGGCCAAGTCTGAGGATATAGATGATGGTCTCAACAGCCATTGAGACACCTTCCTGCATCCGGCACCCTGCCAGTTGGCTCAGATGTCTAATGATGTTAGTAAGGTTAAGGTCATGGGTTCAAACCTGGCAATGGACCCTGCTGTGGCTGGGGGGAATCTCCATTGTGTCCCCAAGGAGCACCCTCCACATGACAGCCTATGTGGACCAGCCCTGTCCGACCAGGCAGCCATCACCCAGATGAAGGCTCATGGCACTGGGCCCCAGGGAGGCTGGAACTGGAGCAGGGCTCCCAACTCCCACTCCTGGGTCAACAATTCAAAACACTGTGCTCCTCCTGTCTGCCATGGTGGGTGTGGTGCCACCTTCACAAGCAATTTGCAAACTGTCCTATGGGGAAAGTCAGACTCCACCTCTCTTCTCTACTACTGTGGGTAGCGCTGAATCTTCAGTCCAAGAATCTTCACAGGGCACTGCCCTTTCTCAACAGGGGTTGGCACTGATATTTTAGGGCTGCCCATGAGGAAGTCAGTTGGCCACAGACCTCACGACAATGGAGCGAGAGATCCAGAAAGAGCAGGTAAGACAAGCGAGTCCTACAGCCCTCCCCACTTGGGGCAGACACGTGAGCACCCAGGCTGGGGGCCCAGGCCAACAAAGCTTTCATGGGAGCCCTTTCCACACCAGGCCAATGGGGTCTGGAGGCACACTCCCGTGGGACACCTTTTAAAAGGCTCACCTGCTGGTGAGATGCCGACTCCATCCTCAGAGGCCCAGTTGAGAGGGACAGAAGGATGCAGAGAGGAAGAAGCTTCAGGAAGCACGGAGCCTTAATTATGTCCTTACTTAAATTTAGGCTCCTGAAAAGTTTACTCTGAAATTTGACCAGCTCAGGTACCCTCTCTTCCTGACAACCTCCCCATCTTTCCTGGACCTTTCTCTTCAGCCCCCTGAAGACTCCAACTTCCTTGAAAGCTTGAGCACACAGAGGCACCTGCTGAAACCAAAGGGAAAATCGCTATCTTGACTTGGAAAAGCTTGAAAGGCCAGCACGTTGCACTAAATGTGTGAATTTGGACCCACCTGTCCATTCCCTAATGTTGCTTCCTCCATGGAGGTCAGGAGCTGTGACCGTCATTAGGAGGGAAGCATGGGACACACCCGGGATGGCCGCAGGAGTAGAGACCGCGATGCCTGATCTGACACCAGACTTGAACCCCCAACTTGACGTGAGGGGAAGCCTTTGCCAAAACGTACGTAGCTCTCAGCTAGTCCTTCTAGCGGAAGAAGCTGCTCTGTAGATAAGCCAAAACGATGGGTAATCTTACAAAGCATTTAAATCGGGCCTTAGAATATAGGCTACAAATCAGGCCCTTCAAAAATTGTTATTTGCTTGTGTAGCATGAGGTTCAGGCCCTCGGTCTTGTTTTGCTTAAGCTGAATTGGTGTGTGTTTCCTCAAGGCGCAGCAATTGGATGGGAGATGGGGCATCCAGATGGAGCCCCAGAGAGGGGCAGGAGCATGCCTGGCATTGAACACCCATAAAGGGGACTCGGCAGTTGACCCTGTTGGGCTCATGCCCACGAGCAAATAAGATGCCACAAGCAAGTAAAGTGGCTCATTTTGAGATAAATCTATATGCGGTCTCCACGTTCAGACCCACTGGGGATGAAGGGACAGTAAGGTCTGTGGACTGAGAGAATGTTGGGGGCATCCTCACTTCGGTTCTGATTCTCGCAGCGTTGAGTCATCACTGCTTTGAACAGAATGAATGGGTCTGAATACAGAGATCCCAGGGGTTGGGAACAGGAGAGCCTGGGCTATGGGGTTCTCTGTGTGGACTGGCTCTGAAGGAAAGGGCATGGCCAGGTGTGTACTAATAACCCGCCAGCTGTCCCGGGTCCTTCCACGCTCTGCACCCAGGTTTCTCGTGGGAGGAAGGTGAATAGGCAGAAACCCCTAGGAGGTTTCCAGTCTTAATTAGAGATCTGCTTGACAATGGTAGCCCATCCTTCCGCTTTAACCCTTGGAGGTTACTTCTGTGAAATCTGgaatgagagggagagaagagactaGAGGAAAAGGCTTCTTGAGGAGACTGAGGGGTATAGATACAAGCTAGGGAGCGGTGATTAAATCTGATCTTTTGTTTATGCCTATTAATTTATAGCTCTGGGGGTAGAGCAATGCATCTGAGTATGTGCACATTTCGTATGTATTGTGTGCGTATGTTCTTGCATGTGTGTGCTGTATCTTGTGTGCTTTGTACGAGTAAGTGTGTATAAACTGAGTTGTTTGTATTTTGTGTGCAGAAACAATCGCAAAGTAGCCTTCGTATATTTTGTATGCAGACTCCTTGTGTTCatgtaattttatgtattttgcatttGAGTCACAGGTTGTATCTATATACATGGTGTGTGTAGGTCTTTTGTGTGTGCCCTACATTAAGCACACTCTATGTCTGTGCTGGATGTGCGTGTGTATTTTGAATATGGGTATCACCATGTATCTTCTGTGTATGCCCTTTTGGTTAATTTGGTCTCTGTGCATTTTGCGTGTATGCTGCACGTTTTGACTTTGTGTATCATAACAGTGTATCTATCTCTTTTGTGGTGgttgtgcatgcatgtgtgcctgtgtgtgaacATTTTATGGTCCCAGGTCAAGGACACAGGGATAAAAGATGTACCCCCTGACCTAGGCCTTAGGTATGGGTGGTTTTACCATCTCTTTTTCCAAGGTCTAGGTCCCTCCCACCCCATGTCATGGAAATTCAGCACCACCTCCCgtgaaggagaggaagaggagcacAGACTTCTTGCTGGGCCTGGGATCCCTGCAGACACCTGGGGATGTGGGTAAACAGGAACTAACGAGCACCCTGGGCCTAGCACCCTTAGCTGGTGCCCCACCCCCAAGGTAACTGTAGGTGCTAAACAGCCAACAGTGAGGCTAGGGCTGGAGTCACGATTGGGCAGCCCCCCCACCCAACTCACTGGGTTTGGGAAATTTCAGCTATTATGTTGGAAGGCAAAACAGCCCAGGCTGTGAGGCAAcgcctccccacctcaccccattGCACGGTGAGCCTGCACTCTACCTGTAGGCTGTGAAAGTGCTCATTTACTCTCAACctgttttgggggtggggaccaATTCGCTACCCATCCTTTGGTTTGTTGAAGCAGCTCTGGTGGCCAGTTTAATGGGGAGAGAGTTTGAGCTTGTCAATCAAAATGATGCCTGTGGATCGCCTAGGGATTCCACCCTTTGGTCCTGGACTTTAGAAGTTTCCACATAGAAGAGGCTCCCTTTACGTCCAGACCTGTGGAATTGGGTCCCCAGAAGCCTTCTTCCTTGGTGTCCTTGGTTTCAAAGCAGACGATCTGCTCTGGCCCTTTAGGGAAAGGTTCACGAAAATGACTGATGCATAGCTAAATGACAGTAAAAACCGAATGGGTGGGGAAAGATGAAAATGGAGATGGTTCACATGAGAGACCGTAGAGAAGAGGCCTGGGAGGGGGCTGGCCCAGGACAGCTGGAGCCGTGAGGGCCATGGGCCCGTGGGCACTCAGTAAGACAAGCTTCAGCCATGGGAAACTGAAGCCGCAGCACATGGAGGGCAGAAAGAGAATTCTAACGTCTAAGAATCCACAGAGACTGGAGTGTCTGAGGCAAGGGCAGCAAACCCAGGCCCAGTGAGGTTCCAATGAGTTCAATGAACCCATTAGGCCTCTTAGACAACCAACCCACCAAGCAGTGGATTTGCCTGAACCTGaactccagaaaatgaatatatttgtgagtgtgagtgtgcatataaacatacacacacacaggcatgtatatgtgtacatatacatacactatAGTGCACATAGTCAAACACATGCATAAATTGCCCTGTGTCAAAAATATTGCATAAGCTTATACAAGGTTCAAATgcaattttttcccccccatagcTAGCTAGGTAGAGGAACTCATGAAGGACATACCcggtatatatttatatacactgGATCCACAGATCCGCCTTCCTCAGGACCAGATGCCCTGGTCAGCTGTACAGTCACACCCACGGCTCAGTTAATTCCTAACGTATGGTCATTGTGAGGTGTTTAGACGCTGCCTTCCCTGCTCACTCTCCTGGATTTGCAGAGGTCTGTGCCCCCATTTGGAAGAACAGGGATGGGGTGGGCTGGAGGGCCAGAAGTTTTGGGTCCCCATTCCaaatagtctatttttttttttctcctgattgAGGGCTTCTGTCTTTAggtaggggaaaaaaacccttagTTCAATGCCATTCCTAGGCTAttaatactctaaatatgaataCTGTGTAGGCTACTAAGAAAATAGGTTATCTCCTGTTTTAAATATTGAGATTCATGCAACAAACACCCATGCAGCTCTATTGCATCACTGGAAGGTTTCACTGCAGTGTCACTGTAGCTGGACCACAGCACTAGGAAAGCAGACGTCTGCAAACTCCAGTGTAACGAAGAAGTCAGATGTGTTTTTGTGACCCCGAAGCCTGCAAAAATGGTGAAATTTGAAGCTGAGAGGTCCCTTGGTTTGTTAGCTTCTCCCCATAGGCCTAAGGGGGCAAATGTGAAACTTGACAACTCACATTAGGTCATACTAACTGTCCCTCCCCCGGGCTTCCCTCACATCGACACTGCAGAGAAAAAACCAAATGCAGCATTTTCCGTTATGAAACACACAAGCCTCCCAAGCAGCTACTTGGCAACTACAATTCGAATGCAAACCCCAGCCTGTGACACAGAAAGGAATTCCAACACACAGGGTGGTGTGTTCTTTTCAATGCAAAAATGGGAATGACCTTTTCGAATAATTACCAGCATTTTCAAGCTAAGCCACCTTGCTTTTCCTCTGTGAAGAGGAAGGTAGACTCAGatgagtggtggtggtggtggtgggggtgctgTGTGCATTTAATTAGGAAGGAAAGGTGGCACTGATATGGTGGGTTATGTATGTGCTACGAGGTGGCCTCAAAATCCTGGCTCCAGAGGTGACTCCCATCTTTGGAAATCCCTAAGCCAGTAATGAAGATTCGCATGAAAGCCATGGATAGGTATTCTGTGTTCtaaatcaaaaatcaaaagatCGAAAGTCACTTGCACGACTATTGCTTTCCATGCAGAACCAGAAACACACTGTAGAACACACTGACTACAATGCAGGCTATTATGCAATGTCTGCATTAGTTCCGGGGAGCTGTATGTTAATAAGTTTCAATCAGACATCGGTTAACATTTTGGTAATATTCACATAGTTTGTATTAGCCAAAGTGCAGTTGGCTGTTTTCAAGTTCTCCTCTCTAAAGTCCTCGTGACTGTTGTTCACCCCCTCCTGGATCTCCATGTAATCAGACTTACTAATGGTAGAGGCACTTCTACTTTTCTTTAGGTCAGGGGAGGATGGGATCTTTGGGCAGCTTGTCACTTGCAAGTACTGGGCCTGctcctctccctctgtctcccggTGGTAGAAGTAGTTGAAATTGGACACTATGACGGGCACCGGTAAGGCAATGGTTAACACACCTGCAATTGCACATAGGGAACCCACGATCTTTCCCCCAATGGTAGTCGGAACCATGTCTCCGTAGCCTACAGTTGTCATGGAGACGACTGCCCACCAGAAGGCATCCGGGATGCTGGGGAACTGGGAATCTCGTTCATCGGCCTCGGCGAAATAGACAGCACTAGAGAAAAGGATGACCCCGATGAAGAGAAAGAATATCAGGAGGCCCAGTTCCCTCATGCTGGCTTTGAGGGTCTGACCTAGGATCTGGAGACCTTTGGAGTGTCTGGACAACttgaaaatcctaaagactcttACCAACCGGATGACACGGAGGATGGCCAAGGACATGGCCTGCTGGCCCTGCTGGGCATCCTCTGGCTTCTCGGCCAGCTCGGTGCCCAGGGTGATGAAGTAGGGGATGATGGCCACGATGTCGATGATATTCATGATGTTGGTGAAGAAGCCGGCTTTGCTGGGGCAGGCGAAGAACCGCACCAGGAACTCGAAGGAGAACCAGATGATGCACAGGGTCTCGACAATGAAGAAAGGGTCAGTGAAGGAAGTCGACTGCTGGTACCCGATGGTGCTGTTGGAGTAGGTGTGGAAGGTCACTCCGCCACCATGCATGTCTTCGTTCTCGTCCCGGAATATGGGCAACGTCTCCAGGCAGAAGCTGACGATGGAGATCAAGATCACCATGACAGACACTATAGCGATGATCCGGGCCGGCCCTGAGCTCTCTGGGTATTCGAAGAGAAGCCACACCTGTCTCTGAAACTCGTTTTCGGGCAGAGGCCTCTCTTCCTCTTTGATATAGCCTTCGTCTTCCCGAAACATCTCCATCGCTTCTTCCCCGAGCTCGTAAAACCGAATTTCTTCAGAGAATATATCTAAGGGCACGTTCACAGGTCGCCTCAGCCGGCCTCCGGACTGATAGTAGTACAAAATGGCATCAAAGCTCGGGCGGTTCCGATCAAAGAAGTACTCATTTCGAAGGGGGTCAAAGTACCTCATCCGCTTCTTTGGGTCCCCTAAGAGGGTCTCTGGGAACTGGGCTAAAGTCTTTAGCTGTGTCTCGAACCGCAGCCCCGAGATGTTGATTACCACCCGCTCACAGCACTCGTGGTCAGCCTCTGGGTcataggtgtcctgtgggtgCCCGGGGAGGGCAGCAGCCTCGTCTGCTGGGTCTCCGGTGGCCACTGTCATAATTGGGACTAGGAGAGGTGCCTCACGCTACGCCTTCCAGCTGCCTGGCAGCAGGGAGCTCAGGATGCTGCTGACGGCTCCAGGAAACTCAGGAGCatgggcctgggctcctgggggaGAGCCCCGAGGGCTCTCTGAGAGCCGGACAGATAGCCTCGCTCGGCTGAAAGACAAGGCAGGTAAGGACATGAGACCATTCCGTGTTGGCAACCCGGCCTGAGGTGCCAGTTTGAGTCGCCCATCTCTCAGCCAAGCGTTCAGAAACACGGCCACTACTACCACCACCAGAAAGCACAACTTACTTTCACCTTGTAAGTTGGCTGGGGCTCACAGGGAAGTCGGTGGCCATCTCTCAAGAAAGCCCGAGAATGCCCTGCATTGGAGGACGGTGGCAGTCCAGGCCCCTCTGCACTGCACGGGCTTCATGGAGCATACCCgacaccagaagctggaagggagCCCTCCCCCGGGTACCGAACTAATATCTTGCGGATACCTGCACCCTGGGAGGTATTGTCAGTGGTGAATCTTGGACTTGGGTGTCCCTCACTGCCCTCACCGAAATGATTCTACACATGGCTGTTATTAAATGATAGACTGAGTTACCTGGCAAGGCAGGGACCTGAAGTTCTCTTCCTTGCAGAGGTGATCAAATGCTGACAGACTCCTAGATACACAGATAGGCAGCCTGACTCCCCATCATGTCTTCACGCTTGAGCTGGAAATAACGGTGAGTCATTCTGGGCAGGAGGGCAGGTTCCAGGTCCTGGAGGTGAGCCCCAGGGCTGAGCTAGGCTGGAGGGGCTGTGGGGTGCCCGGTCAGGGGCATGCAGGACTCGAGGACGGCAGAGCTTGGGTCTGGAGCCTTTGGAAGGAAGGAGATGAGATGCAAAGGTCAGCAAAAGCTGGAGTCCTCCTGGCTGTCCTCAGGAGGTTGCCTGGATAAAACAGCAGCCAGGTGGAACCAGGGCTTTTGGGCAGCTGGTGCCAAGATTTAGGAGCTCTCTGGCAGCTTCCCTTCCATGCCCCCTTCCATTCTGGTGTCACATCAGAGACTAACCCTCAGCCCCCTCCAGC
Proteins encoded:
- the KCNA2 gene encoding potassium voltage-gated channel subfamily A member 2 encodes the protein MTVATGDPADEAAALPGHPQDTYDPEADHECCERVVINISGLRFETQLKTLAQFPETLLGDPKKRMRYFDPLRNEYFFDRNRPSFDAILYYYQSGGRLRRPVNVPLDIFSEEIRFYELGEEAMEMFREDEGYIKEEERPLPENEFQRQVWLLFEYPESSGPARIIAIVSVMVILISIVSFCLETLPIFRDENEDMHGGGVTFHTYSNSTIGYQQSTSFTDPFFIVETLCIIWFSFEFLVRFFACPSKAGFFTNIMNIIDIVAIIPYFITLGTELAEKPEDAQQGQQAMSLAILRVIRLVRVFRIFKLSRHSKGLQILGQTLKASMRELGLLIFFLFIGVILFSSAVYFAEADERDSQFPSIPDAFWWAVVSMTTVGYGDMVPTTIGGKIVGSLCAIAGVLTIALPVPVIVSNFNYFYHRETEGEEQAQYLQVTSCPKIPSSPDLKKSRSASTISKSDYMEIQEGVNNSHEDFREENLKTANCTLANTNYVNITKMLTDV